ATAAAGCTACCTCGGGAGAAATCTAATCGATCTACTTTTAACAGTATTTCAATGCAATTACCATGTTTTCTGAACAAATATTGATTATGTAATACAAAAGGATTTAACAAATGAAAGGAtataaacatgaaaatcactCAACTACAGGCAACAGAATAACTCCATATTGCTAACGTTGAGAGGAATAtgttctatctaattttgtttTCTTTAGCTCTCACTTGCATTGACATCTCTATATTTATGATGAACAGCCTTGATGAAGGTTCGAAAGCAATAATTGAAGTTAAAATGATAAACTCAAAGTAAACTTGATAGCAGAATACAAGCACATCCACCAGTTCAAGCTAAAAAGTATATTTTCAACCTCTTGTAATTAGAAGACACAACATCAACAATAGCCAAGCAATTAAAATATCAGAAAGATTTCCACAAATGAACACAAAGCAAGCAAATCTAACATCCAAACACAATGTACTTCAACATGAAGATATCAACAAGGAGTGTGCATTATTCCAAATAATGTTATCAATTTGTTAAATAAGCAATGGACATCAAAAGATCAGCAAATAATCACATACCTAGCCACCATTGTCCCCATCCCATCTCTTTTGAAAAGTTCCAACAATAGAACCCCTCCAATTGTCCCATCTAAAAGATGTACTCTCTGAACACCTCCCTGAAAATATAGCACAAAATATAATCAGCAGATGGACACCAAGCAAAAATGTAACtgaaacataaaacaggattTACAAAAATTCCATTGCCAAGACATCTAAATAATAATTGCTATAACATAAACACAAAATGTAATAATCAGATGCTTAAtttacaccaagcttgaaaaagGATTACCAAAACTGAAGACCCAAACCATCATAAAACAACCACCAACTTTCGGCAATGTCGAAGTCTTAGTGATACATCAGCAAAaggatcaattttaattatttttcacatcaaattttGCAGAATATACAAGAGAAAAGGGTACATAGTACATACAGGGAGGGAATGCTGTAATGTAATACTTGGAATCAGAATAATCATGGATTTCAACAATTTCAATATATAATTGATGTGAAAaggattaaaatgtaaaaaggcAATACCAGACATCATTCATTTGAATAAATCCATCATGAACTTACTTTACAAACAAAAGTTGCTGCAGCCAATTCTGAAAGGTATCCATTCAATCGACTTTGTCGTTCATGACCTCCAATGGCAAAGCCTTGGTCCCCAGACCATAACCCATTCCCACTGTCAAAGCCAACACCATTCTGGAAGGTAGGAGTTGGATAATGCCTTCCATTGAGAGGCTTACCATTCTGTGATGAAGACACAACTCTAACAGAATCATTGTGTTCAAGAGAAGTAAAATCTTCTTTTCCAACAGCTTTCACATAGTGAGCAGCTATTTCACTTTGCCTAGCTCGCTTACGAATCAACATGTCTGCTTCTTCAATAGCCAAGAAGCGAATAAGGTGTCCACTCTCATCAAGAATTGGACCATCTATGATGCAAATAAGCTTATCTGCTCCAATAGCCAGGGCACATGCCGTAGCAACTTCATATGTGCTGAAATATATGAAACCACAAAGCACTTTCAGCTGCAAATGATTGTTGTTGccaataatgataaaataatgATTATGCAAGTATTTCTCATATCAGTGGACTTAGTCATTTCATTAAAGACGGAGACAGTTGGAGCATAGTTCTTATTCAAGTTATTCATCCATTCAAATAATGATtgacacagagagagagagagagagagagagcatacTTGCAATTTAGTACTTCTCCAGAGCTGGAATAGCCCAGGTTGCTCAATAGCACAATACAACCTCCATCAAGCCTTTCACGCATGCGAGTAACATCTACTTTCTTTACTTCACCGGTTTCCCCAAAATCAACACCTTCAACAACTCCTCTTCTCTGCAAAGGACCATTAAAGAACTCACAATGGCATTACTGTTGAGCAAGCAAACTATGCCAGAGGCACTGACCAtctcaaataaataaatgcCTAAAGTAAGGAAAATAATTAAGGCTTTGTTTCAGAATATTAGCTATTCTATTagcttttaaactttttctaatAGCTGTTAATTCTTAGCTAAATTTAAGAGGTGAGTTTTCATGTACCATTATTTACTCACTTTTGGTAATGCTTTGACTAGGGtaaaaaattgttaaatttgggccaccccaaaagctagctcagcTCAAGGGAGGAGTGTATGTGCTCACATTACTCCTTTCTAAATCAACATGGGATTCAACAATCACGTCCATTACAACACTGGAACAGGACATAACACATTCATGAAAAGCCCAATCAGTGGGAGGCTCTAATACATGTTAAATTTGAGCCAACcctaactcactccaaaagctaGGTCAAGATTTAGCTCAAGGACGgaagctagctcaagggaggagtgcctatagtCCATATAAGATAGGGACACATTACTCTTTCTCAAACCGATATGGGATTCAACAAAAACATTAGACACTACTTTTACCACAGAGAGCATAAGGATATTAAAATGTTGATGTAACCACCAAATAATACCTTGGCTGCAAGAAAGTTACCGCTGGCAACACTGACACCCACGTCATGCAAACGACTACTGTCACCATGTCGACGTATATTACATATGGAAGGTCCGGGAGAGAGTTTTGCCTCTATCATCATTTGGATCTTCCCAGCTGCCTCCATTGACGCAGCTAGCGCCTCAGAGTCAGTTATTCTGTATGGACCAAAAAATTTAGGCTCGTGCCCTGCAATAAAAGAATTGCCACTCACTAGGTGCTACCTGAGCAATTCATATGACAGAATAaagacaatcaacaataaacacttagaaaaaaaaaaaaaaaaaggaataaataTCATAAACTTCGATCGTGTAATTCAAGAATCCGGAACAGTATGAGACCATAAACTACAGAAAACAGATTATGCGACATGAAGTtcaaagaaatatatatatataaagctttcTTTTAGGTTACCTCTCTCGGCCAAAAGATTGTCAATTTGAACATGGGTCCCCGGGACAAGCACAAACCTGATTCCCAGATGATGAAGGAACGCTATATCCTGCATATAAATATACCTCATCAGTTATACTTCAATGTCAAAATTTCACGATACTCGGAAAAAGTTCTTACTAATATTACTCCTTAAGGAAATCTCCAGCAATTTCTCACTCATTAGAGCACAtgaaacatttaaatttaaacaaatAAAGTACTACTTGCCTTCAATATGGGATCCAAGAAAGGACTACAGATAATTTCACCAGAAATAATGACTACAAAAATAGCGCCCCTATGAGCCCAGAGGTACGGCCAGGCCTCGCGAAACCACCGTACGAATTGCCTGTCCTCGACGGAACTATAACTTTCTTCATCGGCACTAGCACCGGAGCCTGCCTCACTAAACACATTGAAGTTCACCGAGCTACCGTTCCTCCCCTGATTAGACACCAAACACACGGGTCTGAGAGGCTTAGATTGAGGACGAAATGGAAGAGTTCCTTCACTAGCATCGAGAAGGAAGTGGTGGCGGGGAGAGAACAAGCAGGGAGATAAACTTCGCGGGTTTCGTAGAGTTGTGCAGTGAGTTAAATATCGAGAGGCCATAAATTGAGCAAGAGAAACGAAAATGAGTCTAAAATGAGAGGTCTGATTGCTGAATATAGAGGAAGAATCAGCGACGGAAGTAGACGAGGAAAATAGACGTGGGAAGCGGCGAGAGAGTGAGCGGCTGCCATGGCTGCACGTCAAGGGGAGTGTTGGGACCCACCAAGATAATGACAACTTACCAGCCTCCTCCTTGGACCCTATTTTATGTCAGGATTTGGTAATTAAGGATGCCATCTAACCAGTCGCGATTAGCCAATCATTataatttacatttaaatttacAATATAGTCCTTAAAAGTTAACAAAACTTATAATTTAGTCTATACTtacttaataataaataatttgattgttaaatttttattttactaaaaaaatagttcttctattaattttttaattaatcaattattaattaaaaaaataaatcaaattaaactaattaaaatattataaatatcaaaactgtaaaattaaattattataaattattaaaattaaaataattaaattattataaagaaatttgaaaattaattgttataatttaataataaattttaattttttaataaaacaaaattttagtaattaaattatttattattaaaataataaaaattaaattataaattttattaaaatttcaaaactatattataaattatctgTTTTAAATAATGATAAGGCGCAAAAGTTTATTAGTTTGTGTATTTTAATTCAACGTAATTctagttaaatttaaaattaatttttaacataaaaatatttatttaaatccaatctactattttaaaatataaaataaataaattttctttaattttttttataaaaaatttatttatatgcatTTTATATCTATAGTGAACGTAATTCAAGTAAATTTTTTCcatttaatatttagtttttatggACATGATAATGCTATCTAAAATAAGtaagatattttataaaatcgtacatatatacaaaatttatatttcaatattaacttttatatattaattttaaaatttacataaaatacacgcaattaaaaaaattgaaacaaaaaatttaaattgaaaacgCTTTAATTAAAACgtgaaaaatactaaaatattgtatttttattttgtaattctctttgtcttttttatttttacatgcgggtttttcttttctttttaatgtaaaatgatatttaaaaaaattgtgatTAAAGGAATTCATTCAAGTGAGAGCCTATGTATGGGCAATCTCCACCTACTCTGTGAGCTGTGTGTttggtttaaattgaaaaaattaattaaattaaattaattttaaaatttattttaattcagtttgatttaatttttaattttaaaaattttaattattttgatttgatttgattttaataaaaaaaattaaaaaaatcgaatcgaatcgattaatgataataatatgttattttcaataatatagagaaattaaattatattaaaattaaaatattttaattaaattttaatatattaaaaataaagtgtaaaaaataaaaaaaattattaaaaataaaaccgatcaaatcgaatcgaattgaatcagaccAATTCGAATCGAttcaatttctgatcaaaatcaattcgattcaattttcataaatattaaaattttgatttttaattcattcaatttaatttaattttaaactgaaccgatCGAATGGTACCTATGctgtgtataaaaataaaactccgCGGAATGCCTCCCACTCAAAAGTAAAATTTCATACCATCAGTTTATTAAATCCTAAATTTATAATCTAATActatgtttatattttattagacttaataaattaataattaatttttatttgtttataaataataatttatttttaaaaataacttttataaaaaaatttctgtaaagaatattttttaataaaaaaattatttttattatttaattttaatttaaaaaataaaatttattaaaaattttatataaaaaattttagtaaaaatctaaaaaataactctctcttttgaaaaaagaaaattattatttttaaatgatttatttttttaatcagataaatattttttattgattaaattttttaaatatttaaatactaaaaaataaaaaaatatatattttttaaaaaacattttatgtaaaataaacGAAGCCTTagtctaatttattatttatttaaacatatATATACAACTTATTTTACTTGtatatttagttttataaattaaataagtcttttgcacttttaaaattaaattcttgatctgcttattttttaaaagaatacctttttaagaattttttttttaaatgaatcatACTAAATGGATATTTATGATTAATATTACTAATGTTAAAAGACCGAAATTGGTAGGTTTAAACTTTTGATTCGAATTGTTTGATtagtttctttttaatttatttatcataaaaaactaaataaaatgatattttataaaaaaaatatataaaatgaaagaacacaggaggaaaaaaaattattaatttatatttttatgtaattactaattaatcaaGTTTATACACagcttaaaattatttatacgtGTATGTGAAAATtactttttcaaaaataattttagagaaaataagttgtattttattgtatttttaatattaaaaaagagtattaataaaattcatgaaaattcAGTgatattaaatgttaaaaaagaCTTTATAATTTGCATGAACCCTATGTTGATTGTACTGTTAAATCGGAAAATTAACACGAGAGAGAGATACCTTTAGCAACTCGTCCAAGTGTGGGCTATTAGCAAGTTCTCCAGAGACGACGACGACAAATGTAGATCCTCTCTGCAACAAAATATGAGGCTCTACTTCTCTCACAACCTCCAGAAATCTTCTGTCATCCTCTGAAATACCACTGCGGCTTCTTCCACCACACCTGCATCCTTTCGCCGGCAATTCTTTTTCTCCAAAATTTCTCCAGAGTTTCAAGCCACGACGGCCGGTATCTTTTTGAAGGCCGTAACCGAAGAGATTAGGTGTTGGGTGACATGAAGAGCTAGTTTCTCCATTATTTTGCAGAGAGATCCATGACCTGGACTGTAAGGTGGCCATtggttttcttcttcttttgttatAGTTTGGATTTTGAAAGATTTAGAAGAAGAGAGAAACAGGCATCGCCGGAGGATTATATCATCAAGAAAGTACGCGGCTGAACGGTAGAGTATTAAAGAAATCAGTTGGAGAAATGCTGAAAAGAACAAAGCCGAACAGATCAGATGGAGAAATAATGATGAGGACAAAGCCAATTTCCCTCTTATTATTATCTCAATACCATGGCaaagaaatgaaataaaataaaataaaataataattttaaaatttttgctttttaaaatcaaaattgaacaatttttgtattttttagttAACTTTACTAAGATTAAATCGATTTTTCAAGCTGGTTTTAACTGCATCCTTTCGTATCAATTTGAtatatttaacaaattaaatatatGCAAACTCGTTTAATCTAGACTATGATGTTCTGAGAttaagagaaaagagttttcggTAATTGTTGTAACTTAGATTTTGAGCAAGGTATTTCTCcccttcttattattttttcatttatctGCTAGCGATGTCTAACGACCTCTCTCCGTCGGACAGATACGTATGTACGAATAATGTCAGACGTCCTCTCTACGTCAGGctgccatttaatttttttcggcCCGTATACAGACAGGGCTGCGAGGTAACTGGATCTGCTGTTCTTCCTCATGTCACGTCATTGGACTGAACTCGTGGTTGGTGTACTTGAGCTTGTGAGTGATCCGGTCTATTTTCTAAGGCTATGTCTGGACCGAAGGAGTCGGACCGGCTCGACAGGGAAATTTCATGGGTCTTGAGTTGAGACAGACCTAGATATATGAAATCCGACAGTCATCagactcaaatttaatttattaaaattaataaaattaaattaaaatttaaataatttataaacagtttattttatttaaaaaatatattttatcatatatatatatatatatatatatatatatatatatatgtatattaaaagttattaattaattttattgattaagaTCCACGGAAATTGTAGTACTCTTTTGATGGTCCCTCGATGTCACTCATGGGGTGGCGTTTTCTCTCCGACTAAACACCACTTGAATTGTACGATGATAAATGAGCATGTTGTAGATTTTCGAGAAAAGTGGGAGCTGCTTGGAATTATGCTTCTAGTATATGACTAAATTCAAATAGCATATGCGTATGTGCTTTTTAATCAATTGGAATCTATGCTATCTTTTGTTAGGACAATATTCAACTGTATTATTTTGCTCCATTGCGTTTGTCCTGTTGATGATTTATTTTTCTCCTATTTTATTATATCAGTCTTATAATTCacgatttaaaaataaagatttataaaataaaaaaaataacgataagaaatataaataaaataataaagaaaagaaaaaaaaaaagaagaaattaagGAGAAAAGATTGATTAGGTAAAACTTACATGatatttatcataattaataattatacaataattatatttttataaacttttgttattttatattgttaAACTTCGTTTTGTATGGTAACATATAATGGAATAATATCCTAtcgataaaagaaaaaaaaaataataaattaaagtaaaGCCAATCCGGGAAAATCATCACAATAAGGCCAATCAAGTAATATTTTAATTCCTTTTCAATTATAGGAAAAGAACATCTGTTTCTCCACTAcatatatcaattttttttttccaaaattaaaaattttaaaaatatactttttgattttttttttcctcttgcTTCTCAATAGCAAGTTTTGATTGCCTATCACTTTGATTATTCTCTCCAttatttctttctctctttctcttttttttctatCCAATTTTTTTCTACTTGGTGCTAGGAGGTATGGCGGATTGTTTGGTTGAGGAAGTTTATGCCAAATTGCATTTGAGTGTGGAGGAGGATATGCTGGACTGTAAGATGATACGGAGGCTCTACTAGATGTGAATCAAGGAGTGCATTTTCGATTCTGTTTGGTTGGTCGATTATTAACAACTCGTCCAGTTCATTTTAAACCTTTTGAGAGTATGCTGGAAGCCATTGAAAGGTGTGCATGTGAAGGAGATGGGAAATAATGTGTATTTATTTCAGTTCTTCCATCAATGGATATTGATCGGGTTTTGAAGGAGAGCCCTTGGAATTATCAGCAAATTCCTCTTTTGTTACATGAACTACAGCCACATGAAAACCCTAGGCAGGTGGAGCATACACGTTTGGCTATGTGGGTTCAAATCCATGATGTTCCAACTGGTTTTTGATCTGAGATATATGTTGCTGATATTGGTAATCATGTTGGGACATTTATCAAATCTGATCTTAGGAATTTTACAAATATTTGGCATGAGTATATGCGAGTAAGGGTG
This genomic interval from Manihot esculenta cultivar AM560-2 chromosome 12, M.esculenta_v8, whole genome shotgun sequence contains the following:
- the LOC110628425 gene encoding probable amino-acid acetyltransferase NAGS2, chloroplastic translates to MASRYLTHCTTLRNPRSLSPCLFSPRHHFLLDASEGTLPFRPQSKPLRPVCLVSNQGRNGSSVNFNVFSEAGSGASADEESYSSVEDRQFVRWFREAWPYLWAHRGAIFVVIISGEIICSPFLDPILKDIAFLHHLGIRFVLVPGTHVQIDNLLAERGHEPKFFGPYRITDSEALAASMEAAGKIQMMIEAKLSPGPSICNIRRHGDSSRLHDVGVSVASGNFLAAKRRGVVEGVDFGETGEVKKVDVTRMRERLDGGCIVLLSNLGYSSSGEVLNCNTYEVATACALAIGADKLICIIDGPILDESGHLIRFLAIEEADMLIRKRARQSEIAAHYVKAVGKEDFTSLEHNDSVRVVSSSQNGKPLNGRHYPTPTFQNGVGFDSGNGLWSGDQGFAIGGHERQSRLNGYLSELAAATFVCKGGVQRVHLLDGTIGGVLLLELFKRDGMGTMVASDVYEGTRMARVTDLSGIKQILQPLEDSGVLARRTDEELLKTLDSFVVVEREGQIIACAALFPFFEEKCGEVAAIAVSPECRGQGQGDKLLDFIENKASSLNLEMLFLLTTRTADWFKRRGFSECSIDMIPEKKRKKINLSRNSKYYMKKLLPNTSGISVNRAFS